From a region of the Pseudoxanthomonas sp. X-1 genome:
- a CDS encoding efflux RND transporter permease subunit produces MARRVSLSSIFIRRPIGTSLLAAGVFVIGLMCYLRLGVAALPSLSIPVVFVGASQSGADASTMASTVTAPLERRLGQVPGVDTMRSNSSEGRSNIFLSFNASRDVDSAAQDVAAALSAASADLPSGMGTPGYQKANPNNDPLIAIALVSKTQSTAELYNLADSLLAQRLRQITGVASVDIAGASTPAVRVDVNLRALNALGLTPDSLRNAMRAANVVSPTGFLSDGRQTVAIIVNDSVRKAADFANLAIANQNGVIVRLKDVARVYDGQQDAYQAAWFNKQPAVVMYAQIRSGANTVETVDRIRAQIPLLREYLPPGTTLTPYYDRTPTIRSSLHEVEITLLISLAMVVLVMALFMRRLAPTLIATITVPLSLAGAAVVMYVLGYTLNNLSLLALVIAIGFVVDDAIVVIENIMRHLDAGMSRMEAAVAGAREIGFTIVSITASLIAVFIPVMFAPGMMGAFFREFTVTLVAAIAVSAIVSLTLTPTLCSRFLSAHPVEEKPSRLGRTIEAGHALMLRIYVKCLDFSLRHALLLALTPLILIALTIFLFGKVKSGSFPPQDTGLIWGRASSSATVSFADMQERQARITDMLMDDPAVKIVGVRLGSGWSGQRATFNIELKTRAEGRRDTTAQVLARLSLKADKYPDLDLRLRAVQDLPSDGGGTGNQGAQYQKSLQGNDQAELALWLPRVVAELKKNPKFRDVSSDVDEGGLRQNIVIDRAKAARLGISIGAIDGALYGAFGQRSVSTIYSELNQYSVVVNALPNQTDTPAQLDTVKLKARNGEMVPLSAVATQVDGLAPAQITHLNQYTVMDLSYNLAPGVSSGEADAIFKSVVEGMRMPGDIKIAEDSGWQMAMQPNSMLLLVFAAILTVYIVLGMLYENLVHPVTILSTLPAAGVGALLALVLTNTELSVISMIALVLLIGIVKKNAIMMIDFALVAQREHGLTPLQAAREASIVRFRPIMMTTMVALLAAVPIAVGLGEGSELRRPLGIAMIGGLLFSQSLTLLSTPALYVIFSCLQQHWRSWRARRREKKLARRRQRLAQQAG; encoded by the coding sequence ATGGCCCGTCGCGTCAGCCTCTCCTCCATCTTCATCCGCCGCCCGATCGGCACCTCGCTGCTGGCGGCGGGCGTGTTCGTCATCGGCCTGATGTGCTACCTGCGGCTGGGCGTGGCGGCGCTGCCGTCCCTGAGCATCCCGGTGGTGTTCGTCGGCGCCAGCCAGTCCGGCGCCGACGCCAGCACGATGGCCTCCACCGTGACCGCGCCGCTGGAGCGGCGCCTGGGCCAGGTGCCCGGGGTGGACACGATGCGTTCGAACAGCTCGGAAGGGCGCTCGAACATCTTCCTGAGCTTCAACGCCAGCCGCGACGTCGATTCGGCGGCGCAGGACGTGGCCGCCGCGCTCAGCGCGGCCAGCGCGGACCTGCCCTCTGGCATGGGCACGCCCGGCTACCAGAAGGCCAATCCCAACAACGATCCGCTGATCGCCATCGCGCTGGTGTCCAAGACCCAGTCCACGGCCGAGCTGTACAACCTGGCCGATTCGCTGCTGGCCCAGCGCCTGCGCCAGATCACCGGCGTGGCCTCGGTGGACATCGCCGGCGCGTCCACGCCGGCGGTGCGCGTGGACGTCAACCTGCGCGCGCTCAACGCGCTGGGGCTGACCCCGGACAGCCTGCGCAATGCGATGCGCGCGGCCAATGTGGTCTCGCCGACCGGCTTTCTGTCGGACGGCAGGCAGACCGTGGCGATCATCGTCAACGATTCGGTGCGCAAGGCCGCCGACTTCGCCAACCTGGCCATCGCCAACCAGAACGGCGTGATCGTGCGGCTCAAGGACGTGGCGCGCGTCTACGACGGCCAGCAGGACGCCTACCAGGCGGCCTGGTTCAACAAGCAGCCGGCGGTGGTGATGTATGCGCAGATCCGCAGCGGCGCCAACACGGTCGAGACCGTGGACCGGATCCGCGCGCAGATCCCGCTGCTGCGCGAGTACCTGCCGCCCGGTACCACGCTGACCCCGTACTACGATCGCACGCCGACCATCCGTTCCTCGCTGCACGAGGTGGAGATCACCCTGCTGATCAGCCTGGCGATGGTGGTGCTGGTCATGGCGCTGTTCATGCGCCGCCTGGCGCCGACGCTGATTGCCACCATCACCGTGCCGCTGTCGCTGGCCGGCGCGGCGGTGGTGATGTACGTGCTGGGCTATACGCTCAACAACCTCAGCCTGCTGGCCCTGGTGATCGCCATCGGCTTCGTCGTCGACGATGCGATCGTGGTGATCGAGAACATCATGCGCCACCTCGACGCCGGCATGTCGCGCATGGAGGCGGCGGTCGCCGGCGCGCGCGAGATCGGCTTCACCATCGTGTCGATCACCGCCTCGCTGATCGCGGTGTTCATCCCGGTGATGTTCGCCCCGGGGATGATGGGCGCGTTCTTCCGCGAGTTCACCGTCACCCTGGTGGCGGCCATCGCCGTGTCGGCGATCGTCTCGCTGACCCTGACCCCGACCCTGTGCAGCCGCTTCCTGTCGGCCCATCCGGTGGAGGAGAAGCCCTCGCGGCTGGGCCGCACCATCGAGGCCGGGCATGCGCTGATGCTGCGCATCTACGTCAAGTGCCTGGATTTCAGCCTGCGCCATGCGCTGCTGCTGGCGCTGACGCCGTTGATCCTGATCGCCCTGACGATCTTCCTGTTCGGCAAGGTCAAGTCCGGCAGCTTCCCGCCGCAGGACACGGGCCTGATCTGGGGCCGCGCCAGTTCCAGCGCCACGGTCTCCTTCGCCGACATGCAGGAACGCCAGGCGCGCATCACCGACATGCTGATGGACGACCCGGCGGTGAAGATCGTCGGCGTGCGCCTGGGTAGCGGCTGGTCGGGCCAGCGCGCCACGTTCAACATCGAGCTCAAGACCCGCGCCGAAGGCCGCCGCGACACCACGGCCCAGGTGCTCGCGCGCCTGAGCCTGAAGGCCGACAAGTACCCCGACCTGGACCTGCGCCTGCGCGCGGTGCAGGACCTGCCCAGCGACGGTGGCGGCACCGGCAACCAGGGCGCGCAATACCAGAAGTCGCTGCAGGGCAACGACCAGGCCGAGCTGGCGCTGTGGCTGCCCAGGGTGGTGGCCGAGCTGAAGAAGAACCCCAAGTTCCGCGACGTCTCCAGCGACGTGGACGAGGGCGGGCTGCGCCAGAACATCGTGATCGACCGCGCCAAGGCCGCGCGCCTGGGCATCAGCATCGGCGCCATCGACGGCGCGTTGTATGGCGCCTTCGGCCAGCGCTCGGTCTCGACCATCTATTCCGAGCTCAACCAGTACTCGGTGGTGGTCAACGCGCTGCCCAACCAGACCGACACCCCGGCCCAGCTGGACACGGTCAAGCTCAAGGCCCGCAACGGCGAGATGGTGCCGCTGAGCGCGGTGGCCACGCAGGTCGACGGCCTGGCCCCGGCGCAGATCACCCATCTGAACCAGTACACGGTGATGGACCTCAGCTACAACCTCGCCCCGGGCGTGAGCAGCGGTGAGGCCGACGCCATCTTCAAGTCAGTGGTGGAGGGCATGCGCATGCCCGGCGACATCAAGATCGCCGAGGACAGCGGTTGGCAGATGGCCATGCAGCCCAATTCGATGCTGCTGCTGGTGTTCGCCGCCATCCTGACGGTCTACATCGTGCTGGGCATGCTGTACGAGAACCTGGTCCACCCGGTGACCATCCTGTCCACGCTGCCGGCCGCCGGCGTGGGCGCGCTGCTGGCGCTGGTGCTGACCAACACCGAGCTGTCGGTGATCTCGATGATCGCGCTGGTGCTGCTGATCGGTATCGTCAAGAAGAACGCGATCATGATGATCGACTTCGCGCTGGTGGCCCAGCGCGAGCATGGCCTGACCCCGCTGCAGGCCGCGCGCGAGGCTTCGATCGTGCGCTTCCGCCCGATCATGATGACCACCATGGTCGCGCTGCTGGCCGCGGTGCCGATCGCCGTCGGCCTGGGCGAGGGCTCCGAACTGCGCCGGCCGCTGGGCATCGCGATGATCGGCGGCCTGCTGTTCTCGCAGAGCCTGACCCTGCTGAGCACGCCGGCGCTGTACGTGATCTTCTCCTGCCTGCAGCAGCACTGGCGCAGCTGGCGCGCGCGCCGCCGCGAGAAGAAGCTGGCGCGCCGGCGTCAGCGCCTGGCGCAGCAGGCGGGCTGA